A window of Ptychodera flava strain L36383 chromosome 1, AS_Pfla_20210202, whole genome shotgun sequence contains these coding sequences:
- the LOC139114784 gene encoding zinc finger protein 253-like produces the protein MLAQRGLITVGYIVPNSDNHEDLVLQNELDNTDGQSTVQNESCGMAENGSQDRHFGVQSQQECIVVGHRKCKSKDGRSSTRKRRPTKEGLPQPGQPYECLGCGKTFKARNNLTKHGAVHSDVRPFGCQECGKWFKKKRDLSDHLMTHSNVKPYECTECSRPFARKCHLNRHFLVHSNVRAYKCKECGKDFQTSSHSQ, from the coding sequence ATGCTTGCACAGCGTGGTCTCATCACAGTGGGATATATCGTGCCAAACTCTGATAATCATGAAGACCTTGTTTTGCAGAATGAGCTTGATAACACTGATGGACAGTCTACAGTACAGAATGAGTCATGTGGTATGGCGGAGAATGGTTCTCAAGATAGACACTTTGGCGTACAAAGTCAACAAGAATGCATTGTTGTTGGCCATAGGAAGTGTAAAAGTAAAGATGGCAGGAGCTCAACGAGGAAACGAAGACCGACGAAAGAGGGTTTGCCTCAGCCAGGGCAGCCTTACGAGTGTTTGGGCTGTGGCAAAACTTTTAAGGCGAGAAATAACCTCACTAAACACGGTGCGGTGCATTCGGATGTCAGACCGTTTGGGTGCCAAGAGTGTGGGAAGTGGTTCAAAAAGAAAAGGGACCTGAGTGACCATCTAATGACCCATTCAAATGTCAAACCATATGAATGCACGGAGTGTAGCAGACCTTTTGCCCGGAAGTGCCATCTGAACAGGCACTTCCTGGTACATTCAAATGTGAGAGCGTACAAATGCAAAGAGTGCGGCAAAGACTTTCAAACTTCGTCACATTCTCAATGA